From one Halothece sp. PCC 7418 genomic stretch:
- a CDS encoding GNAT family N-acetyltransferase, with protein sequence MTVDHTCLPTGCVMRRATQQDQWRIRKLVFSAKLDPTQLRWEQFWVIDYQGEVIACGQLRNFGDAQELGSLVVAKPWRDRALGTALTQHLIAQANQPLYLECLGKRLAEFYARFGFVSVNWQNLPRSLQFKFGLSQLAKTLLRLPVTIMVYRPQH encoded by the coding sequence ATGACAGTTGATCACACTTGCTTACCCACAGGATGCGTCATGCGTCGCGCCACTCAGCAAGATCAATGGCGTATCCGCAAATTAGTTTTTAGTGCAAAACTTGATCCCACTCAGTTACGCTGGGAACAATTCTGGGTGATTGACTATCAGGGAGAAGTGATTGCTTGTGGACAGTTACGCAATTTTGGAGATGCCCAAGAATTAGGAAGTTTGGTGGTGGCGAAACCTTGGCGCGATCGCGCTTTAGGAACTGCTTTAACTCAGCATCTGATTGCACAAGCTAACCAGCCTCTTTATCTAGAATGTTTGGGAAAAAGACTGGCTGAATTTTATGCTCGTTTTGGCTTTGTATCAGTGAATTGGCAAAACTTACCACGATCGCTGCAATTTAAATTTGGTCTGTCTCAACTGGCAAAAACACTCTTGAGACTTCCCGTTACAATCATGGTTTATCGTCCTCAGCATTAA
- a CDS encoding DUF6130 family protein yields MKITQLAKLLCSGLLIGLLSIGLVSCGGEETPQAEEVEEAPAPKAALTEVAPPAVFEELRQTIDNYQPQVSILRPQNGEVIEDTRVSIEVDVKDYPLFKNEELGMGPHLHVILDNQPYRAVYTAEEPIVFEDLTPGTHTIRMFASRPWHESFKNEGAYAQVTFHLFTETAENAPDSEQPLLTYSRPKGTYGAEPILLDYYLTNAPIRLDDEDSSAINPASQRNWRVRATINGESFIMDSWLPVYLEGFEVGQNWIKLELLDGDGNLINNDFNTAARLFSYQPQGEDTLSKLVRGELTAEEARVIVDAEYEVPQPEAEEEITPEEGTAEETPEEEIVPEQLETPEEGTAEETPEEEEITPEEGTAEETPEEEEITPEEGTAEETPEEEEITPEEGTAEETPEEEEITPEEGTAEETPEEEIVPEQPETPEEEAVTEDSEMSSQETAVEETPTMTDEPQAEESEDSTATEKTEEAETSPEEQEAVVEEKKEAIAQ; encoded by the coding sequence ATGAAAATCACACAATTGGCAAAACTGCTTTGCTCTGGTCTTCTGATTGGCTTATTAAGTATTGGACTGGTCAGTTGTGGTGGGGAGGAGACTCCGCAAGCAGAAGAAGTGGAAGAAGCACCTGCTCCCAAAGCAGCCTTAACCGAAGTTGCTCCCCCAGCAGTTTTTGAAGAATTAAGACAAACTATTGATAATTACCAACCCCAAGTTTCCATTCTTCGTCCTCAAAATGGGGAAGTGATTGAAGATACTCGCGTTAGCATCGAAGTCGATGTCAAAGATTATCCTCTATTCAAGAATGAAGAATTGGGAATGGGCCCCCATCTTCATGTCATTTTGGATAATCAACCCTATCGTGCTGTTTACACCGCAGAAGAGCCGATTGTTTTTGAAGATTTGACTCCTGGCACCCACACGATTCGGATGTTTGCGTCTCGTCCTTGGCATGAAAGTTTCAAAAATGAGGGAGCTTATGCCCAAGTTACCTTTCATTTATTTACAGAAACGGCGGAAAATGCACCTGATTCCGAACAGCCTCTGTTAACTTACAGTCGCCCGAAAGGAACTTACGGTGCAGAGCCAATTTTACTGGATTATTATCTCACTAACGCGCCGATCCGACTGGATGACGAAGATAGTTCTGCCATTAACCCTGCGTCTCAGAGAAATTGGCGAGTGCGGGCGACTATCAATGGTGAAAGTTTCATTATGGATAGTTGGCTACCCGTTTACTTAGAAGGCTTTGAAGTGGGACAAAACTGGATTAAGCTAGAACTTCTTGATGGGGATGGCAATCTCATTAACAATGACTTTAACACAGCAGCAAGATTGTTTAGTTATCAACCCCAAGGAGAGGATACACTCTCGAAACTGGTTCGGGGAGAATTAACCGCAGAAGAAGCGCGGGTGATTGTTGATGCTGAATATGAAGTTCCTCAACCCGAAGCAGAAGAAGAAATCACTCCTGAGGAAGGAACTGCAGAAGAAACTCCTGAGGAAGAAATAGTTCCTGAACAGCTAGAAACTCCTGAGGAAGGAACTGCAGAAGAAACTCCTGAGGAAGAAGAAATCACTCCTGAGGAAGGAACTGCAGAAGAAACTCCTGAGGAAGAAGAAATCACTCCTGAGGAGGGAACTGCAGAAGAAACTCCTGAGGAAGAAGAAATCACTCCTGAGGAGGGAACTGCAGAAGAAACTCCTGAGGAAGAAGAAATCACTCCTGAGGAGGGAACTGCAGAAGAAACTCCTGAGGAAGAAATAGTTCCTGAACAGCCAGAAACTCCAGAGGAAGAAGCCGTCACTGAAGATTCAGAAATGTCTTCTCAAGAGACTGCTGTTGAAGAAACTCCAACTATGACTGATGAACCTCAAGCCGAGGAAAGTGAAGACAGCACTGCAACTGAGAAAACAGAAGAGGCGGAAACTTCTCCTGAAGAACAAGAAGCGGTTGTTGAAGAGAAGAAAGAAGCAATTGCACAGTAA
- the ureE gene encoding urease accessory protein UreE, translating to MLILTQRCDKTLEAEKTLSLDAEARSRPRQHLKLDSGELCYLRLPRGTVLQENDCLTSENGEKIIRIVAKPESVLTVKATQTEDLLKAAYHLGNRHVPLEITIDYLRLSPDPVLEKMLQQMGLTVIAEMTPFFPELGAYHHAH from the coding sequence ATGCTAATTTTGACTCAGCGTTGTGACAAGACCCTAGAAGCAGAGAAGACCCTTTCTCTGGATGCCGAAGCGCGATCGCGCCCCCGTCAACATCTTAAATTAGACAGTGGAGAACTCTGTTATTTACGTTTACCCCGAGGAACAGTTTTACAAGAAAATGACTGTTTAACATCAGAAAATGGCGAGAAAATCATCCGTATTGTGGCAAAACCCGAATCTGTCCTTACGGTGAAAGCAACACAAACTGAAGACTTACTCAAAGCAGCATATCATTTGGGGAATCGTCATGTCCCTTTAGAAATTACTATTGATTACTTGCGCTTATCTCCTGATCCAGTGTTGGAAAAGATGCTACAACAAATGGGATTAACTGTGATTGCAGAAATGACTCCTTTCTTCCCAGAATTAGGGGCTTATCATCATGCTCACTAA
- the murJ gene encoding murein biosynthesis integral membrane protein MurJ: MSEKHTSHRSLASIAGIVAIATLISKVFGLVREQVIAAAFGVGPVVNAYAYAYIIPGFLLILLGGINGPFHSALVSVLSKRDKSEAAPLVETVTTLVSGILLLVAIFLVIFAPVLIDLVAPGLSATPNGEEVRLIAIRQLQIMAPMAVLAGLIGIGFGTLNASDQYWLPGISPLFSSLAVIAGLGGLALFLGNDLLNPEYARLGGMVLAEGTLLGAILQWLVQLYAQARSGLGKFRLRFQFSHPGVKEVLRVMAPATLSSGMLHINVYTDLFFASYINNAAAAMKYANLIALTPLGIISNMILVPMLPVFSRLAAPENWEELKERIRQGLLLSALTMLPLTAILVPLAFPVVRFIYQRYAFDHAALEVVAPVLMAYGLGMFFYLGRDVLVRVFYALGDGQTPFRISIVNIFLNAILDYILMNAFQTPGLILSTIGVNITSMAVMLWLLNRKLNGLPLWEWGKILSILIGGTFLAGLGSWGSNQLWEQWLGYSNLLLETGQILFPSLIAFVIFFTVASWLRLPELAILVTRIRNKLKI; encoded by the coding sequence GTGTCGGAAAAACATACTTCTCATCGTTCCTTAGCTAGTATTGCTGGTATTGTCGCGATCGCGACGCTCATTAGTAAGGTTTTTGGCTTAGTTCGAGAACAAGTCATTGCTGCTGCTTTTGGCGTGGGTCCGGTGGTCAATGCCTATGCTTATGCTTATATTATTCCAGGCTTTCTGCTCATTCTGTTAGGCGGAATTAATGGACCGTTTCATAGTGCGTTAGTCAGTGTGTTGTCGAAGCGAGACAAGTCGGAAGCTGCACCGTTAGTGGAAACAGTAACCACCTTAGTCAGTGGGATTTTGCTGTTAGTTGCCATTTTTCTGGTTATCTTTGCCCCAGTTTTAATTGATTTAGTCGCACCGGGCTTGTCAGCAACCCCAAATGGGGAAGAAGTCCGCTTGATCGCGATTCGTCAGCTACAAATTATGGCTCCGATGGCAGTTTTAGCGGGACTGATTGGGATTGGGTTTGGAACGCTTAATGCCTCGGATCAGTATTGGTTACCAGGGATTAGTCCTTTATTTTCGAGCTTAGCGGTGATTGCTGGCTTAGGGGGGTTAGCCCTATTTTTAGGCAATGATTTGCTTAATCCGGAATATGCTCGCTTAGGGGGCATGGTTTTAGCGGAAGGGACGTTACTGGGGGCAATTTTACAGTGGTTGGTTCAATTGTATGCACAAGCGCGATCGGGCTTAGGCAAGTTTCGCCTTCGGTTTCAGTTTTCTCATCCGGGGGTGAAAGAAGTTCTCAGAGTGATGGCCCCAGCAACCCTATCTTCAGGAATGCTGCATATTAATGTTTATACAGACTTATTTTTTGCATCTTATATTAATAATGCAGCAGCAGCAATGAAGTACGCTAACCTTATTGCTTTAACTCCCTTGGGCATTATCTCGAATATGATTTTAGTGCCGATGTTGCCCGTTTTTTCACGCTTAGCAGCCCCTGAAAATTGGGAAGAATTAAAAGAAAGAATTCGCCAAGGCTTGTTACTGTCGGCATTAACGATGCTTCCTCTCACAGCGATTTTAGTGCCGTTAGCGTTTCCAGTGGTGCGGTTTATTTATCAAAGGTATGCCTTCGACCACGCAGCGTTAGAAGTGGTTGCGCCAGTTTTAATGGCTTATGGCTTAGGAATGTTTTTTTACTTAGGACGGGATGTTTTAGTGCGAGTGTTTTATGCGTTGGGAGATGGGCAAACACCTTTTCGGATTAGTATTGTTAACATTTTTCTCAATGCCATCTTAGATTATATTCTGATGAATGCGTTTCAAACACCAGGCTTAATTCTTTCTACGATTGGGGTTAATATCACATCAATGGCTGTAATGTTATGGCTGTTGAATCGAAAATTAAATGGATTACCATTGTGGGAGTGGGGAAAAATCCTTTCGATTTTAATCGGTGGTACATTTCTTGCAGGATTGGGCAGTTGGGGCAGTAATCAGCTTTGGGAACAATGGCTTGGCTATAGCAACCTCTTATTAGAAACGGGGCAGATTTTGTTTCCGTCTCTGATTGCCTTTGTCATCTTTTTTACGGTTGCCAGTTGGTTACGCTTACCTGAACTTGCAATTCTCGTCACCCGTATCCGAAACAAACTAAAAATCTAG
- a CDS encoding DUF3177 family protein translates to MEAEVWYRPLVWMDYRLAVLFTVVMPLILLLWAFIQKAQTMQRLLIIYWRVASLLMITVYLMIPGWAFGYLSGVFARILIPISLWFWADINEDLVDQPQRPLKLVFTAWRWAVTVYSSLGAIANLPFFACAFSDEFQQQPYCQVWREAPQLYKAWFHPNSTASFLGILGMIGLTAYVASLAYFVIVRLAKEGRTAMQEDS, encoded by the coding sequence ATGGAAGCGGAAGTGTGGTATCGCCCTTTGGTCTGGATGGACTATCGGTTGGCGGTTTTATTTACAGTGGTCATGCCTCTGATTTTATTACTCTGGGCATTTATCCAAAAAGCACAGACGATGCAGCGCTTACTAATCATTTATTGGCGGGTAGCAAGTCTGTTAATGATTACGGTTTATCTGATGATTCCAGGATGGGCGTTTGGGTATCTCTCAGGGGTTTTCGCACGGATCTTAATTCCGATTTCCCTTTGGTTTTGGGCAGATATTAATGAAGACCTCGTTGATCAACCGCAACGCCCTTTAAAGTTGGTGTTTACCGCTTGGCGTTGGGCGGTGACGGTTTATTCCAGTTTAGGCGCGATCGCGAACCTTCCCTTTTTTGCCTGCGCTTTTTCCGACGAATTTCAACAACAGCCCTATTGTCAAGTGTGGCGGGAAGCCCCGCAACTGTATAAAGCGTGGTTTCATCCCAATTCTACCGCCAGTTTTCTCGGCATTTTGGGCATGATCGGGTTAACTGCTTATGTTGCCTCTTTAGCTTACTTTGTGATTGTTCGTTTGGCGAAAGAAGGACGTACCGCCATGCAGGAGGACTCATGA
- a CDS encoding urease accessory protein UreF — MILKLLQLSSSALPLGAYSYSEGLETAIETQMIQGEEGFKQWLQDELSHGAIRLETALMLRGYRCWQKKDLEGLQYWNQWGSAVKETAELREQSWQMGNTLTRLLLALDSNPKLKESLTAVGKPCNSAIAFGIGAANWEIDEYSTVLGYLHSWATNLINAGVKLIPLGQTTGQQLLLQLHANIETTATTVLNLADDELYTCSWGLGLASMQHETQYSRLFRS; from the coding sequence GTGATTCTTAAACTTTTACAACTGTCTAGTTCTGCCTTACCTTTGGGGGCTTATAGTTACTCAGAAGGGCTAGAAACTGCCATTGAAACGCAAATGATTCAGGGAGAGGAAGGATTCAAACAATGGCTGCAAGATGAACTCTCTCACGGGGCGATTCGCTTAGAAACAGCGTTGATGTTGCGGGGATATCGCTGTTGGCAAAAAAAAGATTTAGAAGGCTTACAATACTGGAATCAGTGGGGAAGTGCGGTTAAAGAAACTGCGGAACTGCGAGAACAAAGTTGGCAAATGGGAAATACCCTCACCCGCTTACTACTGGCGTTAGATAGCAATCCTAAGTTAAAAGAGAGCTTGACAGCAGTTGGAAAACCTTGTAACAGCGCGATCGCGTTTGGAATCGGTGCAGCCAACTGGGAAATTGACGAATATTCCACTGTTTTGGGTTATCTTCACAGTTGGGCAACCAATTTGATTAATGCTGGTGTGAAATTAATTCCTCTCGGTCAAACCACAGGACAACAGTTATTATTGCAACTTCACGCTAATATTGAAACCACAGCAACAACGGTGTTGAATCTGGCTGATGATGAACTTTACACCTGTAGCTGGGGCTTAGGATTAGCTAGTATGCAGCATGAAACCCAGTATAGTCGTTTGTTTCGCAGTTAA
- the glmM gene encoding phosphoglucosamine mutase encodes MVVATANNAFLNLPELPKSKLFGTDGIRGQAGHLLTAPLALAVGFWAGQIYKEQSGVGAIAIGQDSRNSSDMLAMSLTAGLTAAGLEVWNLGLCPTPCVAYLTANTEAIGGIMISASHNPPEDNGIKLFTAKGTKIGKAEASAIEAGVRGNRDIFLSDVNWGQHYPRQGLVQQYTTALEESLPRDRPLAGLKIVLDLAWGASVKVAPTLFQSLGAEVIAIHESPNGDRINVDCGSTNLHSLQKTVCETQADLGFAFDGDADRVLAVDSQGRIVDGDYILYFWGKLLKNKAKLPNNLLIATVMANLGFERAWEDIGGRLIRTAVGDQHVQAQMWETGAMLGGEQSGHVICHHYSCSGDGVQTALHLACLTRQLGLSLWEMRDESFETYPQLLKNVRVADAEKRCAWAECDPLQSAIAQAEQAMGDQGRVLVRASGTEPVIRVMVEASQLETAHHWSNYLVDQVQEHLA; translated from the coding sequence ATGGTCGTTGCAACGGCTAACAATGCGTTTTTGAATTTACCAGAACTTCCTAAGAGTAAACTCTTTGGCACGGATGGCATTCGCGGGCAAGCGGGACATTTGTTAACTGCACCCTTGGCGTTGGCTGTGGGGTTTTGGGCGGGACAAATCTATAAAGAACAATCGGGAGTGGGCGCGATCGCGATTGGGCAAGATTCTCGTAACTCCAGTGATATGTTGGCGATGTCTCTCACGGCAGGATTAACGGCTGCGGGATTAGAAGTGTGGAATCTGGGTTTGTGTCCGACTCCCTGTGTCGCTTATCTGACAGCGAATACCGAGGCGATCGGTGGGATCATGATTTCGGCAAGCCATAACCCCCCTGAAGATAATGGGATTAAGTTGTTTACAGCCAAGGGGACAAAAATCGGAAAAGCCGAAGCCAGCGCGATCGAAGCGGGGGTTAGAGGGAATCGCGACATATTTTTATCGGATGTGAACTGGGGACAACATTATCCCCGTCAGGGGTTAGTGCAACAATATACCACCGCCCTAGAGGAGTCTTTACCGCGCGATCGTCCTTTAGCTGGCTTAAAGATTGTTCTCGATTTAGCATGGGGCGCATCAGTCAAGGTTGCACCCACCTTATTCCAAAGTTTAGGGGCAGAGGTGATCGCGATTCATGAGTCTCCGAATGGGGATCGGATTAATGTGGATTGCGGTTCAACCAATCTTCACAGTTTACAGAAAACAGTTTGCGAAACCCAAGCTGATCTGGGCTTTGCTTTTGATGGCGATGCTGATCGCGTGTTAGCCGTGGATAGTCAAGGAAGAATTGTCGATGGGGATTATATTCTCTATTTTTGGGGCAAACTCCTGAAAAATAAAGCAAAACTCCCCAATAATCTCCTCATTGCAACGGTTATGGCAAACTTAGGATTTGAACGGGCTTGGGAAGACATCGGCGGTCGCTTAATTCGCACCGCAGTCGGCGATCAGCACGTACAAGCCCAAATGTGGGAAACTGGGGCAATGTTAGGCGGTGAACAGTCGGGTCATGTCATTTGTCATCATTATAGTTGCAGTGGCGACGGCGTACAAACTGCCTTACATTTAGCTTGTTTAACCCGTCAGTTAGGACTCTCTTTATGGGAAATGCGAGATGAAAGTTTTGAGACTTATCCTCAGTTGTTGAAAAATGTCCGCGTTGCAGATGCGGAAAAACGGTGTGCTTGGGCTGAGTGTGATCCCTTACAAAGCGCGATCGCGCAAGCCGAACAAGCCATGGGAGACCAAGGGCGGGTCTTAGTCCGCGCCTCAGGAACTGAACCCGTCATTCGCGTCATGGTGGAAGCATCACAATTAGAAACCGCACATCATTGGAGTAATTATTTGGTTGATCAGGTGCAGGAACACTTGGCTTAA
- the ureG gene encoding urease accessory protein UreG, producing the protein MNTLRVGIAGPVGSGKTALLDALCKTLRDTYQVAVVTNDIYTQEDAQFLVRSEALPRDRVLGVETGGCPHTAIREDASLNLSAIEQLEQQFNPLELLFVESGGDNLAATFSPELVDLTIYVIDVAAGDKIPRKGGPGITKSDLLVINKIDLAPYVGADLSVMERDAKKMRGDKPFVFTNLKIQQGLKTVQDFLRSHLI; encoded by the coding sequence ATGAATACCTTACGAGTAGGAATTGCAGGACCCGTGGGATCAGGGAAAACGGCTTTGTTAGATGCGTTATGTAAAACCCTGCGCGATACGTATCAGGTGGCAGTTGTGACCAATGATATTTATACTCAAGAAGATGCTCAGTTTTTAGTGAGATCAGAGGCTTTACCGCGCGATCGCGTTTTGGGAGTGGAAACCGGTGGCTGTCCCCATACTGCCATCCGAGAAGATGCCAGCCTTAATTTATCAGCTATTGAACAATTAGAACAACAGTTTAACCCCCTTGAGTTACTGTTTGTGGAAAGTGGCGGGGATAATCTGGCTGCAACCTTTAGCCCAGAATTAGTCGATCTAACAATCTATGTGATTGATGTGGCTGCGGGTGATAAAATTCCTCGCAAAGGTGGACCGGGGATTACGAAATCGGATCTGTTAGTGATTAATAAAATTGATTTAGCCCCTTATGTTGGTGCGGATCTCTCGGTGATGGAACGAGATGCGAAAAAGATGCGCGGAGATAAACCGTTTGTTTTTACTAACTTAAAAATACAGCAAGGATTAAAAACAGTACAAGATTTTCTTCGTTCTCACCTGATTTAA
- a CDS encoding response regulator has product MVSIEEQRLTCNRIFRYLTYHSQKQFTGRLDVQAASGQSWQVYLNLGQLGWVAGGLHPHRRFIRQLQIAGLEDAVLQKVSQYSLSASEQPECIEYHLLAKLAQEKYLSADQVIKVIKGALIEGLFDVVQATELASPTLQEFFTQQAEQKLTTVADLEGAGDSFYVQVKENSRPSQQARLPYTWMQPVMDIQREVQKSWEHWLGMGLQKYSPNAAPIVKSPEGLQAQTSEKIYKNLMSLMQGKETLRDLAARMKRDIWAMTQVLQPLIHQQIIGFVEIEDLSLFSESEGISERRTRNPSDQTSTEKKGLIACVDDSPQTQKMIETIAQALGYKFLPIYESVEALPTLIEKKPRLIFLDLVMPVVNGYELAHQIRRVESLKDTPVIILTGNMVDRVRARMSGASECITKPVEVDKVRAVLNRYIINQEVPTQ; this is encoded by the coding sequence ATGGTCAGCATCGAAGAACAACGGTTAACTTGTAACCGCATTTTTCGCTACTTAACCTATCATAGCCAGAAACAATTTACTGGTCGTTTAGATGTGCAAGCAGCCAGTGGTCAGTCTTGGCAGGTTTATCTAAATTTGGGTCAATTGGGTTGGGTAGCGGGAGGGCTTCATCCTCATCGGCGGTTTATTAGACAACTTCAAATTGCAGGTTTAGAGGATGCTGTCCTCCAAAAAGTTTCTCAATATTCTCTCTCCGCATCAGAGCAACCAGAGTGTATTGAGTATCATCTGTTGGCCAAACTTGCCCAAGAAAAATATCTGAGTGCTGACCAAGTGATTAAAGTGATTAAAGGGGCGTTAATTGAAGGCTTATTTGATGTGGTACAAGCAACAGAACTCGCCTCTCCCACTTTGCAAGAATTTTTTACGCAACAAGCTGAACAGAAGTTAACCACTGTTGCTGATTTGGAAGGGGCTGGGGATAGTTTTTATGTGCAAGTGAAAGAAAACTCTCGTCCTTCTCAACAAGCGCGTTTACCCTATACTTGGATGCAACCAGTGATGGACATTCAACGAGAAGTGCAAAAGAGTTGGGAACATTGGCTGGGGATGGGACTACAAAAATATTCTCCTAATGCAGCGCCAATTGTTAAATCGCCAGAAGGGTTACAAGCCCAAACCTCAGAGAAAATTTATAAGAACTTGATGAGTTTGATGCAAGGGAAAGAGACGCTGCGAGACCTTGCTGCCCGCATGAAACGGGATATTTGGGCAATGACACAAGTTCTACAACCCTTGATTCATCAGCAGATTATTGGATTTGTTGAAATTGAAGATCTTTCTCTGTTTTCTGAGAGTGAAGGAATCAGTGAACGCAGAACGAGGAATCCTTCCGATCAAACATCAACCGAGAAGAAAGGATTAATTGCTTGTGTGGATGATAGTCCACAAACGCAGAAGATGATTGAAACGATCGCGCAAGCCTTGGGTTATAAGTTTCTTCCGATCTACGAAAGTGTCGAAGCCCTACCGACGCTCATTGAGAAAAAACCTCGTCTCATTTTCCTTGATCTAGTGATGCCAGTGGTTAATGGTTATGAGTTAGCCCACCAGATCCGCCGTGTGGAATCCTTGAAGGATACGCCAGTGATCATTCTAACTGGTAATATGGTGGATCGAGTCCGAGCACGGATGTCAGGGGCGAGTGAATGTATTACCAAGCCTGTAGAGGTCGATAAAGTCCGCGCTGTGTTGAATCGTTATATCATTAATCAGGAAGTGCCAACTCAATGA
- a CDS encoding glycosyltransferase family 4 protein produces MKILFVHQNFPGQYKHLAPAMAKKGHTVVALGEKKNLKQQSIDALSQAGIKLITYETPQGASPSTHHYIRGLEAAVRRGQAVVRTALSLKKQGLMPDVVCAHPGWGEALYLKDVFPEARHLYFLEFFYRSRGSDVGFDPEFPNQLDDLFRVRTKNTTLLLSLDAMDWGVSPTAWQRDQHPAAFHHQISLIHDGINTKAVRPNPEASVTLKDQDLTLSAQDEVITYVARNLEPYRGFHTFARSLPEIHRRHPNAHVLILGGDEVSYGRRPPEGQTYRQKYLAEIKDQIDLNRVHFLGKLPYQSYLSVLQVSSAHVYLTYPFVLSWSMLEAMAAGCLVIGSATPPVKEVLRHEENGLLVDFFNTEDLANAVTRVLENPNRMQPLREKARQTVVETFDLETICLPKHIELIEKLAAGKLDF; encoded by the coding sequence GTGAAGATTTTATTTGTTCATCAAAACTTTCCGGGTCAATATAAACATCTTGCCCCAGCAATGGCAAAAAAAGGACATACCGTCGTTGCCCTAGGAGAAAAGAAAAACCTAAAACAACAGTCCATTGATGCCCTCTCCCAAGCGGGAATCAAGTTAATCACTTATGAAACCCCTCAAGGAGCGTCTCCCTCCACTCACCACTATATCCGAGGGTTAGAAGCTGCAGTGCGTCGCGGTCAAGCCGTCGTTCGCACCGCACTATCCTTAAAAAAACAAGGGTTGATGCCAGATGTCGTTTGTGCTCATCCGGGTTGGGGAGAAGCCCTTTACTTAAAAGATGTCTTTCCCGAAGCCAGACATCTCTACTTTTTAGAATTTTTCTATCGTTCCCGAGGCAGTGATGTCGGTTTTGATCCAGAATTTCCGAATCAATTGGATGACTTATTTCGCGTGCGTACCAAAAATACGACCCTCTTACTGAGTTTGGATGCAATGGATTGGGGCGTTTCGCCAACGGCTTGGCAACGAGACCAACATCCGGCAGCTTTTCATCATCAAATTTCTCTCATTCATGATGGGATTAATACCAAAGCCGTCCGACCGAATCCAGAAGCAAGTGTCACCCTGAAAGATCAAGATCTGACCCTAAGCGCTCAAGATGAAGTCATTACTTATGTGGCGCGGAATTTAGAGCCCTATCGAGGGTTTCATACCTTTGCGCGATCGCTGCCAGAAATTCACCGTCGTCATCCTAATGCTCATGTCCTCATTTTAGGCGGGGATGAGGTTAGTTATGGGCGACGACCTCCCGAAGGACAAACCTATCGGCAAAAATATCTTGCTGAAATTAAAGATCAAATTGATTTGAATCGAGTTCACTTCCTAGGCAAACTCCCTTATCAATCTTACTTATCCGTTTTGCAAGTTTCCTCCGCTCATGTTTACCTTACTTATCCTTTTGTCCTCTCATGGTCAATGTTAGAAGCAATGGCAGCAGGCTGTCTGGTGATTGGATCAGCAACCCCTCCCGTCAAAGAAGTCTTACGCCATGAAGAAAATGGTCTCTTAGTGGACTTTTTCAACACCGAAGATCTTGCCAACGCCGTTACCCGTGTCTTGGAAAATCCCAATCGGATGCAGCCCTTACGAGAGAAGGCGCGACAAACTGTCGTCGAAACCTTTGATCTCGAAACCATCTGTCTTCCTAAACATATAGAATTGATCGAAAAACTAGCAGCAGGAAAACTAGATTTTTAG
- a CDS encoding methyltransferase domain-containing protein, translating into MKTVLHVGCGPYNPKKLHATFRGEEWQEIRLDINETVQPDIVASLTDLSAVEDDSVDAVWSSHNVEHLYPHEVAIALREFRRVLKADGFALITLPDLQQVAELVAQDKLEDPAYQSPAGAIAPLDMIYGHRASIARGNYFMAHKTGFTAKTLGNALLKAGFAQVRLKRGNNFDLWAIAHKTTPPSEET; encoded by the coding sequence GTGAAAACTGTTTTGCACGTTGGCTGTGGTCCCTATAATCCGAAAAAATTGCACGCTACCTTTCGAGGAGAAGAATGGCAAGAAATCCGCTTAGATATTAATGAAACGGTACAACCCGATATTGTTGCCTCTCTCACGGATCTGAGCGCAGTGGAAGATGATTCTGTGGATGCTGTCTGGTCATCACATAATGTGGAACACCTCTACCCGCATGAAGTCGCGATCGCGCTCAGAGAATTTCGACGAGTCCTGAAAGCGGATGGATTTGCCTTGATTACGCTCCCCGATTTACAACAAGTTGCTGAGCTTGTCGCACAAGATAAGTTAGAAGATCCAGCTTATCAGTCTCCAGCAGGAGCGATCGCGCCTCTGGATATGATTTACGGTCATCGAGCATCGATCGCCCGAGGCAATTATTTTATGGCTCACAAAACTGGATTTACCGCCAAAACTCTTGGTAATGCTCTCCTGAAAGCGGGTTTTGCTCAAGTGAGGCTGAAACGGGGGAACAATTTTGATTTGTGGGCGATCGCCCATAAAACCACCCCACCTTCGGAGGAAACTTAA